A stretch of Desulfurivibrio alkaliphilus AHT 2 DNA encodes these proteins:
- a CDS encoding membrane protein — translation MAPGELLTGLALPLVRIFFFISLGLILASLIEELGWSRMMSRLALPFVRFGRFSETSGASFALAFISGVSANTTLAEAYRDGKIGRREVLLANLLNSLPRFFLHLPTVFFLMAPFIKGAALLYVGLTFCAALLRTLLIAATGRWLLPAPAARPVAPTGGGKPSLREALLKAWKRLRRRLLRIMLITAPIYALFFMAAAWGYFALFSAWVEENFSLLAFLPPEGIGIIVLVAATELTAGLAAAGALLDGHTMANREVVLALLTGTVLAAPIQALRHQLPYYAGIFPPRLAAELIVVSQLFRAGSVILVGTVYFFLSA, via the coding sequence ATGGCGCCCGGCGAGTTGCTTACCGGGCTGGCGCTCCCTCTGGTCAGGATTTTTTTCTTTATCTCCCTGGGGTTGATTCTGGCCAGCCTGATCGAGGAATTGGGCTGGAGCCGGATGATGTCGCGCCTGGCTCTGCCGTTTGTCCGTTTTGGCCGCTTTTCGGAGACCTCCGGGGCCAGCTTCGCCCTGGCCTTCATATCCGGAGTTTCGGCCAATACCACCCTGGCCGAGGCTTATCGCGACGGTAAAATAGGCCGCCGCGAGGTGTTGCTGGCCAATCTGCTCAATAGCCTGCCCCGTTTTTTCCTGCATCTGCCCACGGTTTTTTTTCTCATGGCGCCCTTCATCAAAGGGGCGGCCCTGCTGTACGTGGGGCTGACCTTTTGTGCCGCCCTGCTGCGAACCTTGCTGATTGCCGCAACCGGGCGGTGGCTGCTGCCGGCCCCGGCGGCCAGGCCTGTGGCCCCGACCGGGGGGGGCAAACCCTCCCTGCGGGAGGCTCTGCTCAAGGCCTGGAAACGCCTGCGCCGCCGGTTGCTGCGTATCATGCTGATCACCGCCCCGATTTACGCGCTTTTTTTTATGGCGGCAGCATGGGGTTATTTTGCCCTGTTCAGTGCCTGGGTGGAGGAAAATTTCAGCCTGCTGGCCTTTTTGCCGCCGGAGGGGATTGGGATCATCGTGCTGGTGGCGGCCACCGAGCTGACCGCCGGGCTGGCGGCGGCCGGCGCCCTGCTGGACGGCCACACCATGGCCAACCGGGAGGTGGTGCTGGCGCTGCTCACCGGAACCGTGCTGGCCGCCCCCATTCAGGCCTTGCGCCACCAGCTACCCTATTATGCCGGGATCTTCCCGCCCCGCCTGGCCGCCGAACTGATCGTGGTCAGCCAGCTTTTCCGGGCCGGCAGCGTGATTCTGGTGGGGACGGTGTATTTCTTCCTCAGCGCCTGA
- the cutA gene encoding divalent-cation tolerance protein CutA: MEYLEVVTTVATKEDAERIARTLLEEHLAACVQIVGPITSMYRWQGEIERADEYQCQIKCRADHFKRIEESIARIHPYEVPEVVAHPLPACSSAYEKWLQTELRD; the protein is encoded by the coding sequence ATGGAATATCTTGAGGTAGTAACCACCGTGGCCACCAAGGAAGACGCCGAGCGGATCGCCAGGACCTTGCTGGAAGAGCATTTGGCGGCCTGTGTTCAGATCGTCGGCCCCATTACCAGCATGTACCGTTGGCAGGGAGAAATCGAGCGGGCCGATGAGTACCAGTGCCAGATCAAGTGCCGGGCCGATCATTTCAAGCGTATCGAGGAGAGTATCGCCCGGATTCACCCCTATGAGGTGCCGGAAGTGGTGGCACATCCGCTGCCGGCTTGCAGCAGCGCCTACGAGAAGTGGCTGCAGACGGAACTGCGGGATTAA
- a CDS encoding cell division protein FtsQ: protein MKTCALQDFMEELKPWLDQDHIRRAEVDARGRFTLYFNDGMKNVYAIDDCVQAQLAEVVQDLRRRGIEVEES from the coding sequence ATGAAAACATGTGCCCTGCAGGATTTTATGGAAGAGTTGAAACCCTGGCTGGACCAGGATCATATCCGCCGGGCCGAAGTGGATGCCCGGGGGCGTTTCACCCTCTATTTCAATGACGGCATGAAAAACGTATACGCCATTGATGATTGCGTCCAGGCCCAGCTTGCCGAAGTGGTGCAGGATCTGCGGCGGCGGGGCATTGAGGTGGAAGAAAGTTGA
- a CDS encoding type III pantothenate kinase: MLLAIDVGNSHTVIGLFDGTRLRSQWRLGTSQAVTVDELAARLHTLFTMEKITFGHISDMVIASVVPPVTSTWNRFAQRFLGQDLKVAPMVVSHELDCLIRVELPNPAEVGADRLVNAAAAYQQHQGALIIIDFGTAITLDCVSADGAYLGGTITPGIAIALEAMGQRTAKLPRVDIATPPAAAIGNSTVEAIRSGVLFGYAGLVDGLIRRIRAQMAPADPKVIATGGMAALIAPYSEGIEEVDPLLTLEGLRLIHARNH; this comes from the coding sequence ATGCTTCTGGCCATCGACGTGGGCAACTCCCACACCGTTATCGGGCTTTTCGACGGCACCCGGCTGCGCAGCCAGTGGCGCCTTGGCACCAGTCAGGCAGTCACTGTCGATGAACTGGCGGCCCGACTGCACACCCTGTTCACCATGGAAAAAATCACCTTCGGGCATATCAGCGACATGGTGATCGCCAGCGTGGTGCCGCCGGTGACCTCGACCTGGAACCGTTTTGCCCAGCGTTTTTTGGGCCAGGACCTGAAAGTGGCACCAATGGTGGTCAGCCACGAACTGGACTGCCTGATCCGGGTTGAGCTCCCCAACCCCGCCGAAGTGGGGGCCGACCGGCTGGTCAACGCCGCCGCCGCTTACCAGCAGCACCAAGGCGCGCTGATCATCATCGACTTCGGCACCGCCATTACCCTGGACTGTGTTTCCGCCGACGGCGCCTATCTGGGCGGCACCATCACCCCCGGGATCGCCATTGCCCTGGAAGCCATGGGGCAACGCACCGCCAAGCTGCCCCGGGTGGATATTGCCACTCCCCCGGCGGCAGCCATCGGCAACAGCACGGTGGAGGCCATCCGCTCGGGGGTGCTGTTCGGTTACGCCGGGCTGGTCGATGGCCTGATCCGGCGCATCCGGGCGCAAATGGCTCCGGCCGACCCCAAGGTCATCGCCACCGGCGGGATGGCGGCACTGATTGCCCCTTACAGCGAGGGGATCGAGGAAGTTGACCCCCTGCTAACCCTGGAAGGACTGCGCTTGATCCATGCCCGCAACCACTGA
- a CDS encoding S66 peptidase family protein, translating to MPATTEPAANRQPATARHLPPPLRPGDTIGVFAPAGPVQDRDAAEAGLRLLNEAGFVIRHRRGLLERRRGYLAGEDRERVEELHELWRDPEVKALLALRGGYGCLRLLPLLNWELLAARRKLLIGFSDLTVLQSALLQKTGTCPLHGPMLSTLATSDRESVRHFFQVIGGDYCRPIRPAGLEIIRPGQARGPLLGGNLACLNHLLGTPWEPDLRGSILLLEDVGEAPYRIDRLLTQLALAGRLTGLAGLILGEFQDCGPQEDIWQLLLELTAAQQLPIWGNFPVGHGRRNLTLPLGATASLDSSRGELIFT from the coding sequence ATGCCCGCAACCACTGAACCTGCCGCCAACCGCCAACCGGCAACCGCCCGACACCTGCCGCCGCCGCTGCGCCCCGGCGACACCATCGGCGTTTTCGCCCCCGCCGGGCCGGTGCAGGACCGCGACGCCGCCGAAGCCGGGCTGCGCCTGCTCAACGAGGCCGGCTTTGTCATCCGCCATCGGCGGGGGCTGCTGGAACGCCGCCGGGGCTACCTGGCCGGGGAAGACCGGGAGCGGGTCGAGGAACTGCACGAACTGTGGCGCGACCCCGAAGTCAAAGCCCTGCTGGCCCTGCGAGGCGGCTACGGCTGTTTGCGGCTGCTGCCGCTGCTAAACTGGGAACTGCTGGCCGCCCGCCGCAAGCTGCTCATCGGTTTTTCCGACCTGACCGTACTGCAGTCGGCCCTGCTGCAAAAAACCGGCACCTGCCCCCTGCACGGCCCCATGCTCAGCACCCTGGCGACCAGCGACCGGGAGTCGGTGCGCCATTTTTTTCAGGTCATCGGCGGCGACTACTGCCGCCCCATTCGCCCGGCCGGTCTTGAGATCATCCGCCCCGGCCAGGCCCGCGGCCCTCTGCTGGGAGGCAACCTGGCCTGCCTCAATCACCTGCTGGGCACCCCCTGGGAGCCTGACCTGCGCGGGTCGATTCTACTGCTGGAAGACGTGGGGGAAGCCCCCTACCGCATCGACCGCCTGCTCACCCAACTGGCCCTGGCCGGTCGCCTGACAGGGCTGGCCGGCCTGATCTTGGGGGAATTCCAGGACTGCGGCCCGCAGGAGGATATCTGGCAACTCCTGCTGGAGCTTACCGCCGCCCAACAGCTCCCGATATGGGGCAACTTTCCGGTCGGCCACGGCCGGCGCAACCTGACCCTGCCCCTGGGGGCAACGGCCAGCCTGGACTCAAGTCGCGGCGAACTGATTTTCACATAA
- a CDS encoding NAD(P)/FAD-dependent oxidoreductase: MSERIIDVLIIGSGPAGLQAAVHAVRKKAEVVVLGKVERSAIYQAHVENYLCVPGVTDGSELMATALEQAQKFGAEVIAEDVLNIEQDGELYKVKIESGRQFMARTLIFATGNARKKLKVKGEKELSGKGVSYCVDCDANFYRNAKVAVVGNESAAVDGAITLTRYASEVHLVARKLEASPELRAELSQSPVQLHEGQWVKEIQGEQAVAGLVLENDTTLEVEGVFIELGAKGAMDLAATMGVAMDPETFSFIATNKKQETNMAGIYAAGDIAGPPWQMAKAVGEGCVAGWEAANFAAKQKRADAA, encoded by the coding sequence ATGAGCGAGCGAATTATTGATGTGCTGATCATCGGCAGCGGTCCTGCCGGCTTGCAGGCGGCGGTGCACGCGGTACGCAAAAAGGCCGAGGTGGTGGTGTTGGGCAAGGTGGAGCGCAGTGCCATTTACCAGGCCCATGTGGAAAATTATTTATGCGTGCCGGGAGTTACCGATGGCAGTGAACTGATGGCCACCGCCCTGGAGCAGGCGCAGAAATTCGGGGCGGAAGTAATCGCCGAGGATGTTCTCAACATCGAGCAGGACGGCGAATTGTACAAGGTGAAAATTGAAAGCGGCCGGCAGTTCATGGCCCGGACCCTGATTTTCGCCACCGGCAATGCCAGGAAAAAACTCAAGGTGAAAGGGGAAAAGGAGCTGAGTGGTAAAGGGGTCAGCTACTGTGTCGACTGCGATGCCAATTTCTACCGTAACGCCAAGGTGGCGGTGGTGGGCAACGAGTCGGCGGCGGTGGACGGGGCGATTACCCTCACCCGTTACGCCTCGGAAGTCCATTTGGTGGCCCGTAAGCTGGAGGCCTCGCCGGAACTACGCGCTGAGCTAAGCCAAAGCCCTGTGCAGCTGCATGAAGGCCAGTGGGTCAAGGAGATCCAGGGCGAGCAGGCGGTTGCCGGCTTAGTGCTGGAAAACGACACCACCCTGGAAGTGGAGGGGGTGTTCATCGAGCTGGGGGCCAAGGGGGCCATGGACCTGGCCGCCACCATGGGGGTGGCCATGGACCCGGAAACCTTTTCCTTTATCGCCACCAACAAGAAGCAGGAAACCAATATGGCCGGCATTTACGCCGCCGGCGATATCGCCGGCCCCCCCTGGCAGATGGCCAAGGCGGTGGGCGAGGGCTGTGTGGCCGGTTGGGAGGCCGCTAATTTTGCCGCCAAGCAGAAACGTGCCGACGCTGCCTGA
- a CDS encoding lysophospholipid acyltransferase family protein — protein MKQISAVFNFFRGLMALLAIPLFTGLVSFAALPLAIFLGYRGEQLQFLARWWGRAICRVSGVKVEVAGLQHLDPGRTYIFAANHQSQFDIFVLQGFLAFDFRWLAKKELFQIPLFGWAMRRAGYIPVDRSHGRRAMVSLNEAAKEIAAGTSVIIFPEGTRSPDGRLQPFKAGAMVLAIKSEVEIVPLAIVGTHEILPKGKLLPKPGRVLIRLGEPVKAADYTVKDKQALAAKLENQVRSLM, from the coding sequence GTGAAACAAATTTCGGCGGTGTTTAATTTTTTTCGCGGCCTTATGGCCCTTTTGGCGATTCCCCTGTTTACCGGACTGGTCAGCTTTGCGGCCCTGCCGCTGGCGATTTTTCTTGGCTACCGGGGCGAGCAGTTGCAGTTTCTGGCCCGCTGGTGGGGCCGAGCCATCTGCCGGGTCAGCGGGGTGAAGGTTGAGGTGGCGGGTCTGCAGCACCTGGATCCCGGCCGTACCTATATCTTTGCCGCCAACCATCAGAGCCAGTTTGATATCTTTGTGCTGCAGGGCTTTCTGGCTTTTGATTTTCGCTGGCTGGCGAAAAAAGAGCTGTTTCAAATTCCGCTGTTTGGCTGGGCCATGCGCCGGGCCGGATATATTCCGGTGGATCGCAGCCATGGCCGCCGGGCCATGGTCAGCCTCAACGAGGCGGCCAAAGAGATTGCCGCCGGCACTTCGGTGATTATTTTCCCGGAAGGCACGCGCAGCCCCGATGGCCGACTGCAGCCTTTCAAGGCCGGGGCCATGGTGCTGGCCATCAAGTCGGAAGTGGAGATCGTGCCGTTGGCCATCGTTGGTACCCACGAAATCCTGCCCAAGGGTAAGTTGCTGCCCAAGCCCGGGCGGGTGTTGATTCGCCTTGGGGAGCCGGTCAAGGCGGCCGACTATACGGTGAAAGATAAACAGGCACTGGCGGCGAAGCTGGAAAACCAGGTTCGCTCGCTTATGTGA